In Drosophila ananassae strain 14024-0371.13 chromosome 3R, ASM1763931v2, whole genome shotgun sequence, the DNA window GTTCCAGCCTCAACTGGCATCTGCGGCGTCGCTCCAACATGCTAGCAGTTCTTTATTCCAAGTTGTCCGTTCAAAAGtggattttaaaaatcttcaaAAACTAATTTTGACAGCTAACCAAAACATTGAGagaattttttgtttgaaacAAAACAGCAATTTACAAATAAGAATTTTCCAACatatatttgaatttgaaGAATGAATCGAAATAAATACAGAATAGTGGAATCGATGAGTGTCTATAGGAATTGTCTTGAAAATTATCATCATTTCGGATCCAGCCGATGGCGGGCTCCGAATCGGGAGCTCAGCTTGGGAAGCTCGCCGGGAATTTGGCCTCGGAAGTGGGCCCACTCCTTCTGGTAGTATTGGTAAAGTGCCACCGGATCAGTGTATCGGTTCTTGCGACgtcctgaaaagaaaaaaaagagtttaaaatatttccaaaataTCATACTATCCATTGCCCTCACCTGTTGAAGATCCACGACTGGCACTGCGAGCACGAGACCTGCTACGGCGACGTCTTTGGGCCCTGGGACGTTCTCCAGCATTGGCTTCCGATTCGCCACTAGACGGCGGTGGCTGCCTGCCGGAACGCGATGAGCTCCGGCTACGCCTGCGGCTGACTGGCTCCGACTTGGCCATGGTCTGCTTCGTGCTCTGCTTGGGAACAACCGGCGGAATGGAGGCATCCATCAGTAGCTTCTCGCGGAAGAGACGTGCCAGGTCATCGAAGCCAGCACCACCTTCCGAACGTGTGTCCTCCCGATCAGTCTTGAACTCCTTCTCCTTCACGAATAACGATGACGACGTGGTAGCGGGAGCCGAGTTCTCCTTATCCTTATCCTTGTCCCTGTCCCGGTCTCCGGTTAGTTTGGCACGTGAGCTGGCGGTGCTGCGCTTATGCAGGCTGCTGAAATTGTCCTCCTTTGCGTTCTCCGCCAGACGCTCCTCATACTTGATGAGCTTGCGCAAGTCTATATCGGGATGGGATCGGATCAGAGATCAGAAAGTCATTAGCAGGGAGGTGGGAAGAAGGGGGGTGAACATATGGATGAGATGGCGACCGGTGCAGGATGGAGAAAGGTGGAAGGAGCAGATAGAAACCCagaattaaaatcatttttctaaaattttcaacttaaatcttttgccaattttaataaatttcaaatctaaaaaaaactaggccaaataaataattttaacttCCAAtttggataaaaaataatttaaaagttCTGCCAGTTGAATAAAAACTATCgtgtatttttaattgaatatttaataatataatttactctttgttttaatatttttacaattgcttttggttttttttttgtattaagtttaatttattttttatttctgttaCATAGTAGTTTACTTTCGcctttctttaatttttttttttgagcgtTGACTTGATATTAGTACAtggctaaaaaataataataaaaacatttggAAATAGAAACGAAAAAAAGGATCTTTACTACTTAATAGCTAGGATTTGAAAATGAGAAGTTCTTTTTTGGAATTGTCCGAAATAGTTAATGTGcattttttgcatttaattttttgtatttgtatttagGGGAAAGGGTATTTGAGCTAAACTAATATTAAACTAAGACTTATTTACGTATCGCTGTGTGtgatttttttgcttttctgtTTGTGAGTTGAAATTATGCTAAATTTTGGATGTTGATGGATGGGTCGGGATCTGTTCCCACTTCATTTCCGACTAACAATAGCAAtagttttgtttattattaaaaattaaaaaatggacaaaaataaataaaaaccttTGGAGACTCTGCATCGaattgattttaatatttaacaaaaaaatcgtAATGGCAGTGATAAAGTAACATTATAATTTCCAATTTCCAACTTCCCATTTCGCCAAATTTAATCCGAAAATTGAATTGGGAACAGAGTACTCGCTTTTTTGGAGGGAATTGTGGCCTAAAAATACctataaactgaaacttatCGTCTCTGTACACACTAAAGTCTAAAAAGTGATTGGTGCTGAATGATGACCGTGATGACCTGCCCCCCAAATGGGCAGGACtattatgatgatgatgatggtggaTGATGGAGCTGATCCGATGGCTCAGCGACGGTAACGAAATCGCCGAAACGGTGCCCGCAGCCGCCGGCAGGTGACACGCACCTCCTTCTTGAGGAACTGCGAAATGGCCAGGGATTTGACCGCCGCGGTGGCAGCTTCCGCCGCACAACTGCTGGCCGCCTTCCCATTGTTCGGCGGCGCATACTTGGAGATGTCGAACTTCCGCTTTGGTGTCGTCtgttgtggctgctgctgctgttggtgggGACAGTGCTCGTGGGAGTCGCCCGCCTGGGTGTTGCTCAGATCCAGATCGGTGTCCAGACCATCCGAGGAGACGGTGAAGATGTCAGagttgtctcccagtttctcGCTTGGCGATATGCAACTGCCGAGGCTACCATTCAGCTGGGGCGTCCGCCTCTGAACCTGGCCGGAACTGGGCGTGGAGGTGGCCTGGAGGCGCTGGCCGTTGTGCAGGGTGAGCAGCAGTTTCTTGCCGGGTGTGGAACGGTCCTCCGGTGGCGTAGTCACCGATATCGAGGGTATTCGGGCTCTCTTCTCGACCGGCTCCCCTTCTTCCTTGGCCTTGCCGCTGGTCTCCTGCTCCTCGAAGGCATCCTCGAACACATCCTCCTCTTCttcctcgtcctcctcctcgacATCCGCATCAGTGGCCTCGATTTCCGCCTCATCGTCCTGCTGCTGATCCACCGAGTCGGCCATCGTTTCATCCTCCTCGGGCAGGCTTTCGTTTTCATCCGCCTCGGGCTCCGGCTCATTGTCGGCCGTATCATCCACGTCGGTGGCCGGTGGCGTCATGACGGCGCCTTCTCGAGGATTCTGCTTCCCATCTGCCGTTCTCCCCGGCCCACCTCCGCCTTCATCTCCCTCCGGATCTCCACCACCACCCTCATCATCTTCATCCTCTTTGCTCAACAGTTTTTCCCGGGTGGCCGATGTAGTAGTGGTCGTGGTGGTGGTCTGCTCCTCCTCCGTTTCCATTGGCTCCTGCTTAATGGGTCGCATCTCCACCAGGCCCATCTTCTGGAAGTTGATCCTCTCTTCAGGCATGGAACGATTACCGCCAAATCCCCCAGCATTGCGTCGCCTGTGCGCCTTCGGCCAGCCGGTGCGGTTGGACTTCAAGCTCTTCCGCTTTTTGTAGTAACTGGAATACAGGTTCAGGCTGTTGTTCATCCGCCGACTGGTGCCCGGCAGACCGCCCTTGGCCGGGTCCTCCTCATCATCTCCACTGCCCGCACTGCCCAAGAGCAAGTCGCAAAGGTCGAACTCGCTGGTGAAGCAATCGGTGGGCGGAGGTGTCTGCGGATTGGATTGCCTCTCCTGGGCCTCCACTCCCGACGATGACGAAGAAGGTTCTTCGATCTCTAGATCGTATTCCCGGCCAGCCAGCTCCAGGTATTTGTCTAGCTGCCAGGCAGCCAACCCGGGATTACTGTACTGCATTGCCTGATCCAGGGCTTTGAAGGCGGACGACTCCATCTCGTACTCGAGCACACCCTTCTTACTCGGGAGCTTGCGAACTCCCCGGAACGACCCGACACCTGGCTGCTGTTGAACGGTCTGTTGTGGCGGCCGCCCAACACAACCGGTACCCTGGACGTTGACCCTTCTCTTCCGCGAAGCCTTCGCCTCCCGTCGGTTCGCCGTGGAGGCGGCGAATTCCAAGCGGCGGGAGTAACTGTGGCTGTAGCTCTGATTGGCGGTGGAGGGCGGAATGCGGCGACTCCGGATGGGTGACGCCGTGGCTGGCACGGGAGCTGGCGGGGAATGATCGTACTTGTTCTGGCCACGCCGCATCCGCTTCACAGTCTCGCTGATTTCGGTGGCAAAGCGCAGTTCCTCCACGGGAGTGGCGGCCTGGGACCGGGTGGTTCGCGGCGATGCTGGCGCCACCACGGGCTCCTGCTTCAGGGGCGTCTTCAGTTTGGGCGGCTGCGCAACCACGGGTGGAGGGGGCGGCTCTTCAGCCTCGGAGTTCGTTTTACTCTGCGAGTCCTGCCGCTGACGGATGATGCAACTGACCAGGGCCAGGGTGGAAGCGTGCTCCCGCGGCGATTTCCTCGGCGGCAGCTCGGCAATCCTGGCCAGCTGCTTGTTCCGGCAAGTGATGCCGCTTTTTTGGCTATTGCTGCAGCTGGAACTGGAGGTGCTGCGAACCCGCTCTATCAACTGCACCCGATCCCCCAGAGAAC includes these proteins:
- the LOC6503321 gene encoding zinc finger CCCH domain-containing protein 18, whose translation is MSHLPLDARAILQHLNELGYRNITAEQLREFLKDLRKLIKYEERLAENAKEDNFSSLHKRSTASSRAKLTGDRDRDKDKDKENSAPATTSSSLFVKEKEFKTDREDTRSEGGAGFDDLARLFREKLLMDASIPPVVPKQSTKQTMAKSEPVSRRRSRSSSRSGRQPPPSSGESEANAGERPRAQRRRRSRSRARSASRGSSTGRRKNRYTDPVALYQYYQKEWAHFRGQIPGELPKLSSRFGARHRLDPK